The Candida orthopsilosis Co 90-125, chromosome 7 draft sequence genome has a window encoding:
- a CDS encoding Cys3 cystathionine gamma-lyase, translating into MTIDSSSTFAFGTRAIHVGAPIDATTGAVIEPISLSTTFGQSEPSKPIGIYEYSRSANPNRDNFETAVASLESAKYAIALSSGSATTALVIQSLPIGSHIISGGDVYGGTHRYFTKVANHHGVEATFVGDLESDLETSLRPETKLVWLETPSNPTLKVTDITKVKQILQDHQAKTGNKVLLVVDNTFLSPYISNPLKFGADVVVHSVTKYINGHSDVVMGVLATNDTDLHEKFRFLQNAIGSIPSPFDSWLAHRGLKTLHLRLRQASTSAQKIAEYLQSRIEDGSVIHVNYPGLKAHKQHGVVLRQHRDGLGGGMISFRIKGGAKGASVFTSSTKLFTLAESLGGIESLIEVPAIMTHGGIPKEEREANGVYDDLVRVSVGIEDTDDLLKDIEQALHKVKNL; encoded by the coding sequence ATGacaattgattcatcttcTACTTTTGCTTTTGGAACTAGAGCTATCCATGTTGGCGCTCCTATTGATGCTACTACTGGTGCAGTTATTGAACCTATTTCATTATCCACCACATTTGGTCAATCCGAACCTTCAAAGCCAATTGGTATTTATGAATATTCACGTTCAGCCAACCCAAATAGagataattttgaaactgcTGTTGCTTCTTTGGAATCAGCCAAGTACGCTATTGCTTTATCTTCAGGTTCAGCAACCACTGCTTTAGTTATTCAATCTTTGCCAATTGGATCTCATATCATTTCTGGCGGAGATGTTTATGGTGGAACTCATAGATATTTCACTAAAGTAGCCAATCATCATGGTGTTGAAGCTACATTTGTTGGTGACTTGGAATCGGATTTAGAAACTTCTTTAAGACCAGAAACTAAATTAGTATGGTTGGAAACCCcatcaaatccaacttTAAAAGTTACTGATATTACCAAGGTTAAACAGATTTTGCAAGATCATCAAGCAAAAACTGGTAACAAagtgttgttggttgttgataataCATTTTTATCACCTTATATTTCCAACCCATTAAAATTTGGTgctgatgttgttgttcattCAGTTACAAAATATATTAACGGACATTCGGATGTAGTTATGGGTGTTTTGGCCACTAATGATACTGACTTGcatgaaaaatttagatttttacaaaatgcCATTGGATCCATTCCATCACCATTTGATTCTTGGTTAGCTCATAGAGGTTTAAAAACCTTGCACTTGAGATTACGTCAAGCATCTACTTCTGCACAAAAAATTGCTGAATATTTACAATCGAGAATTGAAGATGGTTCAGTAATTCATGTTAACTATCCTGGTTTAAAAGCTCATAAGCAACATGGGGTTGTTTTACGTCAACATAGAGATGGATTAGGTGGAGGAATGATTTCTTTTAGAATTAAAGGTGGAGCCAAAGGAGCTTCAGTTTTCACTTCTTCAACTAAATTATTCACTTTAGCTGAATCACTTGGTGGTattgaatcattgattgaagttCCAGCAATTATGACTCATGGAGGTATTCcgaaagaagaaagagaagcTAATGGTGtttatgatgatttggttAGAGTATCGGTTGGAATTGAAGATACTGATGATTTACTCAAGGACATTGAGCAAGCTTTGCACAAGGTTAAGAATTTGTAA